Genomic window (Alteromonas pelagimontana):
AGCTGGATCAACACGACTGGTGATAAAGATGATGGAGATATTTGCGAATTCATCGATTGCTTTGATAGCTCGACAAACATCATAACCATTGAAATCAGGCATTTCGATATCTAGTAGTACTAGATCTGGTTTATGCTGGTGAACCATTTCCAGAGCAGAACGCCCATTGGTTGCAAAGTAAGTTTTCCCAAAATCCTTTACAATATTATTTAATTGATGAATCACAGTAGGTTGATCATCAACCAATAATATTTTGGGTAAAGCTTGATCTTCCAAAAACATGCATACACATCCTTACGGTTTAGCTATGCTAACAGTATACTCCATCCGAACCGCGAGACATCGCTGCATTCCCTTAGCACTCAGCCATTTATATAAATATTAGGCGACTAATTGCAAAAACCAAACCGACTGAGCTTGAAGTTGCGATATTACCCATAGCCGAACACTATAGAAAATTTCAAAGCGCCTTTTTAGTTGTCGAGATTGGTCTTGCCCATACTGACTGACGAAAAAGCGAACCAGTTCGTGTTCGATTTTCAGTTACAATCGATCTAAATGTCCATCTAAGATAGTAATCGCATCACTCCTGGTTAAGCAATGATAAGAGAACAATTGCCTTTTGATGATACTCTTAAGTAGCCTGTCAGAACGAGTATTACCATGAGTTGCAAGTAAATCGGAGGCCAGCGGTACCTTTGGTATAGGAAAGTTTTTAAAACGTAAGGTGCCGGCGTGGTTTAGATGATCCGCTTTCACCAGTTGAGTATGAGAACCACTTTGGAAAAGCAGCTATTAAGTATCTGGTGAAATAGTGGCAACGCACTCTGTGTAAAAACCGAAATGCCCATAATGTCTTTGCAACTAACGACTTCATTCAGCAAGCCACTCGATTACACTCTTTTTACATGACTTTCTAACGCTCAATATGAAGCTTTATTACTCTCCCACTGTAAATCTGATGAACTGACAGAATGGAAACAGGTATGACGTATCTCAGATGTGGATTAAATATTATTAATATGTCTGCGACGGAAGTTGCTCGGCGGAGTTCATTAGATTCTTGGTTACTTTTCCTTTAGGTGCTGCACACCGCATCATTCGGCATCTAAGTAATTGATGTCGATTGAAATGTAGAATAATGTGTGGCGTATACATTGCTACCGAAGCAAATTTTCGCCGCGTTAGATAGTATGGTTTTTTTGTGAGTTGACGCGGCTGCAAATCCTCGCTCTGATGTAGCGCTCACATTGCAGCGACGTTTTAGTCACATTGGCTTTGCTAACCTCCCAGTGTTTCCATTAAATAATATGGTCGTTCATCGGAGGATAGCAATATGAGCAGGCACATAAGACAGATATCGTGGTTAACTCTGTGGGCGCTCCTGATCTGCTTTCCACTTTTTACCACGCAGCAGAGGCGCCTAGTGCGCTGACTGTCATAGTCAAAGATCAGAATACTGACCGGCCACTCTCAAGCGTGCAGATCACGATAAAGGAACGGGAAACCTCTTCCACGCAAACGTTAGAAACCGACGAACAAGGTCGCATCGTTGTTGACCGGCTCGACCCGGGTCTCTACTCGGTGAACGTAGCCAAAAGCGGGTTCGCCTCGTTGTATGAGCCTAGCATTCGCGTGGTTACGCGCAAAAATATCAGGATAGCCTTCAAACTTAAAGAGCTCGAAATTGAGAAAATGGTGGTTCTGGGTAGGCAAACTGATGCATTTGCATCAGCTTCCAGCATCTATCTGGACAGAGAAGCGTTGCGAAGCGCCGTGGGCGGCGGCGCAGATCCGCTCCTCTCGCTGGACGGATTACCTGGTCTGGCATCCGCCAGTGAATTCGCAAGCTTTAGTGTACGCGGCCGTGGCCCAAGAGATAATTTGTTATTTGTTGATGACTTTCCCTTTGATAAAGCTGTGCACTTTGATGCAACGCTGGGTGAAGAGGAAGATGTCGGTGGTGGTGGCCGTTTCTCGATTTTTGCACCTAACGTTATCAGCGGAGCAGAGTTCTCACCGGGTGGATGGGGGCCGGCTTATGGCGGCCGTGCTGCATCGCTGCTAAAACTGGAAGTCGCCGATGGTAATCCCAGCCCATCAGCAAGTCTGCGCCTCGACCTTGCGGGTTATGAAGTTGGCTACGACGGCCCTGTCGGTATAACCGAAGACGCAACCATGCTCGTTTCTGCCCGGCGACTGGACTTCGGTGCTTTGTTTGAAACTATTGAAGAACTGGATATTGGGGAGCCAGTCTTAAGAGACGTCATCGTAAAATCGGTCATCCCCGTCAACCAGAACCACACGTTCGAAATTCTCCTGATGGATACACACGAAGACTATACCCGCGGCGTATCGCACGTCTTCGAATCGCCAAATTTCGAAGATGCTGCGCTTCAGAATTCTGAACAAGATAGTGATTTGTATGGTCTTACATTGCGATCGTTAGTCGGTGAAACAGCTACCTGGACCAACAAGATTTACTACCGCGCAAGCGACAAGATCAGTTCAGAGGGTGAAGCATTTCCAGATCTCGTACCAGAGGGCACGCCCGCGTCTGATTTCCCGGTGCGGGAGGACATTATAACCATTGGTGAAGATGAAACCGAGATCGGCTGGCGAAGCGATTATGAAACGGGGAATCAATGGGGTATCTTCAGTGCCGGTGTTCGGGTAACGCAAATTGAACTGGACTACAACACCGTGTTAGATGGCGACTGGACTCGATTTGTCTTTGATAACGATGATTTCAGACCAGACCCGGACCAGCGTTTTATTGTGCTGACCCCTCAGAACATCAACTCTTCTGTGAATCAGAAAGAAACCAGCTATGCGGGCTACGTCGATCAGATTTTTGAGCTCGGTGACTGGAATATTGGCACTGGCTTACGGGTTGAACGGGACGGTTTTGCCGACGAAAGCTTTGCTTCGCCGAGGTTCAGCGTTAACTGGCAGCCGGGTACAACGGTCAGATATTTTGCCACCGCAGGGCTTTTTCATCAGTCACCACGGTTTTTAGAGCTGGCCGCTAACGAGGAAAACGACCTAAAGAATGAAAAAATCACCCATGGTAGTGTCGGGTTTAAGTATTTTGTGAACAACAACTGGTCGGTGTTAACGGAGGCTTATTACCAAAAACTCGACGACCTGGTGGTAGACCTTGATCGGACAAGCGGAACCTTTGCCAACATTGGTGACGGCTCATCATACGGCGTCGATGTTGTGATCAACGGTACAATCCGCGAAGGCCTTTA
Coding sequences:
- a CDS encoding TonB-dependent receptor produces the protein MVNSVGAPDLLSTFYHAAEAPSALTVIVKDQNTDRPLSSVQITIKERETSSTQTLETDEQGRIVVDRLDPGLYSVNVAKSGFASLYEPSIRVVTRKNIRIAFKLKELEIEKMVVLGRQTDAFASASSIYLDREALRSAVGGGADPLLSLDGLPGLASASEFASFSVRGRGPRDNLLFVDDFPFDKAVHFDATLGEEEDVGGGGRFSIFAPNVISGAEFSPGGWGPAYGGRAASLLKLEVADGNPSPSASLRLDLAGYEVGYDGPVGITEDATMLVSARRLDFGALFETIEELDIGEPVLRDVIVKSVIPVNQNHTFEILLMDTHEDYTRGVSHVFESPNFEDAALQNSEQDSDLYGLTLRSLVGETATWTNKIYYRASDKISSEGEAFPDLVPEGTPASDFPVREDIITIGEDETEIGWRSDYETGNQWGIFSAGVRVTQIELDYNTVLDGDWTRFVFDNDDFRPDPDQRFIVLTPQNINSSVNQKETSYAGYVDQIFELGDWNIGTGLRVERDGFADESFASPRFSVNWQPGTTVRYFATAGLFHQSPRFLELAANEENDLKNEKITHGSVGFKYFVNNNWSVLTEAYYQKLDDLVVDLDRTSGTFANIGDGSSYGVDVVINGTIREGLYATVTYSYNDAEIDRKDGRGDVAAEFNREHVATLGLTWEISDRWKVAGRYKYLSGRPDDVFIIHTDVLGPGEPLRYSKEITERNVGRKGSSSIVNVVDYRRAFGPIDVTAFLDVINVTAASSSDDTEFDYRRGVEVKDESEAEPLIGLRLDYAW